Proteins encoded within one genomic window of Williamwhitmania sp.:
- a CDS encoding MBL fold metallo-hydrolase: MKPVDPKVQKVANEIEWLGQAAVRIHYHGLTIYIDPYQLKDSVKADIILITHPHKDHWSKEDINKIITNKTILVAPQACLDDATDLIAKEKIASAPGFTTTIDGINIEAVPAYNVVKTKFHPKSNNWVGYILTLDGVKVYHTGDTERIPEMKNLKVDIVMLPLGQTYTMNSVEEATEAALDVKASIAIPIHYGLYEGTKADAEKFKELLSGKIKVEVR, from the coding sequence ATGAAACCCGTTGATCCCAAAGTGCAGAAGGTAGCAAATGAGATTGAATGGTTGGGGCAAGCCGCGGTAAGAATTCATTACCACGGGCTCACTATCTACATTGACCCATACCAGCTTAAGGATAGCGTAAAGGCGGACATTATTTTGATTACCCATCCTCACAAGGATCACTGGTCGAAGGAAGACATCAATAAAATAATTACTAACAAAACCATCCTCGTTGCACCTCAGGCTTGCCTTGATGATGCCACTGACTTAATTGCCAAGGAGAAGATTGCTTCTGCCCCTGGCTTCACCACCACCATTGACGGCATCAACATAGAAGCAGTTCCTGCCTACAATGTGGTAAAAACCAAATTTCATCCAAAGAGCAACAATTGGGTGGGCTACATCCTTACCCTCGATGGCGTTAAGGTTTACCATACTGGGGATACCGAACGTATTCCTGAGATGAAGAACCTCAAGGTTGACATTGTTATGCTTCCCCTTGGACAAACCTACACCATGAATTCGGTGGAAGAGGCTACCGAAGCGGCACTTGATGTAAAAGCATCCATTGCCATACCCATTCATTACGGCCTTTACGAGGGCACCAAGGCCGATGCCGAAAAGTTTAAAGAATTGTTAAGCGGAAAAATTAAGGTTGAAGTTAGATAA
- a CDS encoding metallophosphoesterase family protein, whose translation MAATYIFPDIHGCAKTFRYLLEDVVSPTQKDKLIFLGDYIDRGPNSAGVINMIISLIYSGYQVTALRGNHEQMLLDSIADAYAFTIWKLNSARKTLMSYGWNIEDVAHEKLISLIPKDHLHLLQEMPILHQLGSSLWSVHAGIQFPIRAEFLQQYLWLRPWECVDSITEGVTVIHGHTPIPLVEVEKQIALWGRLVNLDAGCVYAGMREDLGNLVCLRLEDRHLFYTPNIDL comes from the coding sequence ATGGCGGCAACCTACATTTTTCCTGACATCCACGGGTGCGCTAAAACTTTCCGATATCTGCTAGAGGATGTAGTCTCACCTACACAGAAGGATAAACTCATCTTTTTGGGAGACTATATCGATCGCGGGCCAAATTCAGCCGGAGTGATTAATATGATTATCTCACTGATTTATTCTGGTTACCAGGTTACTGCGCTTAGGGGTAACCATGAGCAAATGCTTCTCGATTCCATAGCTGATGCCTACGCCTTTACAATCTGGAAACTAAACTCCGCGCGTAAAACATTAATGAGTTATGGCTGGAATATTGAAGATGTAGCGCATGAAAAGCTGATTAGCTTAATACCGAAGGATCATCTTCACTTATTACAGGAAATGCCAATTCTACACCAGTTAGGCAGTTCACTTTGGAGTGTCCATGCTGGTATCCAGTTTCCAATTCGTGCGGAATTTTTACAGCAATACCTATGGCTGCGTCCCTGGGAGTGTGTTGATTCTATTACGGAAGGGGTTACCGTAATCCATGGACACACCCCAATTCCACTGGTGGAGGTGGAGAAGCAGATTGCTCTATGGGGGCGGCTAGTAAATCTTGATGCTGGTTGCGTTTATGCCGGAATGCGTGAAGATCTTGGTAATCTAGTCTGTCTTCGGCTTGAAGACAGACACCTCTTCTATACCCCAAACATAGATTTGTAA
- a CDS encoding zinc metallopeptidase: MIGLYLIFGLFALASWLVSKSLQNRFKRYSQIPTANGLSGKAVAEKMLRDSGIQGVKIGSVSGMLTDHYNPVNKTVNLSHDVYFGTSIAAAAIAAHECGHAVQHARGYAMLNFRSQLVPVVNFASQWMQWVLLAGILMVNIFPQLLFFGILLFATTTLFSIITLPVEVDASRRALVWLKTSGITTVATQEKAFDALKWAAYTYFIAAISSLATLIYLVLVYMGGRRS, translated from the coding sequence ATGATTGGATTATACCTCATATTTGGGCTATTTGCCCTTGCAAGTTGGCTCGTTAGCAAATCGCTACAGAACCGGTTTAAAAGGTATTCACAAATACCAACAGCAAACGGATTAAGTGGCAAAGCGGTTGCTGAGAAAATGCTACGTGATAGTGGTATTCAGGGTGTCAAAATCGGATCCGTATCGGGCATGCTCACCGACCACTACAATCCTGTTAACAAAACCGTTAACCTTAGCCATGACGTCTATTTTGGCACTAGTATTGCAGCGGCAGCCATTGCTGCCCATGAATGTGGACATGCAGTTCAGCATGCCAGAGGGTATGCAATGCTCAATTTTCGCTCGCAGCTTGTACCGGTTGTTAATTTTGCCTCTCAATGGATGCAATGGGTATTGCTGGCTGGAATTTTAATGGTCAACATCTTTCCACAGCTTTTATTCTTTGGTATTCTACTCTTTGCCACCACCACGCTATTTAGCATAATTACCCTACCTGTCGAAGTGGATGCAAGTAGAAGAGCGTTAGTTTGGTTAAAGACATCAGGAATAACAACTGTTGCAACTCAGGAAAAAGCCTTCGATGCACTAAAATGGGCTGCCTATACCTACTTTATTGCCGCCATTTCGTCGCTTGCCACCTTAATTTACCTTGTGCTGGTGTATATGGGCGGAAGGCGAAGTTAA
- a CDS encoding DUF3298 domain-containing protein: MKKKYVSVIAILVVLTIVVVLVIRYIGNANSSEPISVTTDSVVFKKGCYAADSSCLYISFHFPVVDKDKDGRLSMLLNSDFLQMVGDSLKGTMSGTIKEHLSSIAMQYDSSFVDYTGAFPSGAVNTWYLKVRYNVLINDGKILCIQYLSDDYMGGAHGTYRYHYLNLALQQPRPLSISDVVSDLDVFAERAEEAFRHHFKIPEGKSLDNFWFPQGKFILPSEYGFSNEGVILHYNVYEIAPYSDGDIKVVVPYSSIKDILNSDWSYLAETKS; the protein is encoded by the coding sequence ATGAAGAAAAAGTATGTTTCGGTAATTGCTATATTGGTTGTACTGACCATTGTTGTTGTATTAGTAATTAGGTATATTGGTAATGCCAACAGCAGTGAGCCTATTTCAGTGACTACCGATTCTGTAGTTTTCAAAAAAGGTTGCTACGCAGCCGATTCCTCCTGCCTCTATATCAGTTTCCATTTCCCAGTGGTTGACAAGGATAAGGATGGTCGGCTTTCGATGTTGTTGAACTCTGACTTTTTGCAGATGGTGGGCGACAGCCTAAAAGGGACTATGAGTGGCACAATCAAGGAGCACCTGAGCAGCATTGCGATGCAGTACGACAGCTCATTTGTGGACTATACCGGAGCATTCCCTTCGGGGGCGGTGAATACTTGGTATTTAAAGGTACGCTACAACGTTCTTATTAACGATGGAAAAATCCTTTGCATTCAATATCTCTCCGACGATTATATGGGTGGTGCACATGGCACCTATCGATACCACTACTTGAATTTGGCATTACAACAGCCACGTCCTTTGTCCATTTCTGATGTAGTTAGCGATCTAGATGTATTCGCCGAAAGGGCAGAGGAGGCCTTTAGACATCATTTTAAAATTCCAGAAGGAAAGAGTTTGGATAATTTTTGGTTTCCACAGGGTAAGTTCATTCTTCCTTCGGAGTATGGCTTTTCTAACGAGGGCGTTATCCTGCACTACAATGTCTATGAGATTGCGCCCTATTCGGATGGTGACATTAAAGTGGTGGTTCCCTACTCGAGCATTAAGGATATTCTAAATAGCGATTGGAGCTATCTCGCCGAGACTAAATCTTAA